The sequence below is a genomic window from Sorangiineae bacterium MSr12523.
CTTTGCGGCGCGGGTCTCCTCGGCGCGAAGGGCGGCTTCACGGCGAAGGGCCTCCGCCTCGTTGCGGGCGGTGTCGAGTCCGCCGCGTGCTTCCTGCTCGAATTTGACCTTCGACTCGAGTTGCCCGCGCAACGTCGAGACGGTGCTCGCGAGCTCCACGATCTTCTTGGTCGCGAGGACTTCGCCCTCGGTTCCGCGTGCCTCGAGTTGCTGGGTGCGATTTTTGAAGGACGTCAGCTCCTTCTCCAGGCGAGCCACCTCGCCGCGGGTGCGCGCCAATTGATCGAGCTCGCGCTGGAGGCGGGTGACCTCGGCGCGCTGCTCTTCCGCGGCTTGCCGCTGCTCGTCGAGCAAAAGGCGGGCACGCTGCTCGGACTCGGCGGCGCGGGTGAGCTCCTGGGCGGAGCGCTCGGCATCCGCGCGCGCGGCGGAGGCCACGGTTTCGTTGTGCTTGGCGCGAAGCTCGGCCTGCGCCAGCTCGGCGATGGCCTGCTCGGCATGCCGGCGCTGCGCTTCGTTCTGACGCCCGATGCGTGCGCGCGCGAGGAAGTAGCCCGTTGCGGCGAAGAGGGCGGCCGCCGCCAGGGACGCCAACCAAATGACGGTCATGACGTTCACGGTTTTCTCCTTTCCACGTGCACTTCGACGCGGCGATTGCGGGCCAGTGATTCGGCGTCTTTGCCTTTGTCGACGGGGATGCGCGCGCCATGCGCGGCGGACGAGATGCGGTTTCGGTCGACGCCGAGTTCCGCGAGTTCTTCGGCGACGGCAACGGCGCGCTGGCGACTGAGTTCCTCGTTGTAGGCGGCGGAGCCGTTTCGATCGGAGTGGCCGTCGATGGTCACGCGCAGGGTCGGGTCGGCCACCAACATGGTCGCGATGGTTTTCAAGTCGGGGGCGCTGTCGCCCGCCGGCGTCCGAGCATTGACGTCGAAGTGCAAGGTCACCGCGCTCCCACCGCGGGTCTCCGTGGACTCGACCTTTGCCTCCGCCTTCGGTGCCGGTTCCGCCTTCGGCGTAGGTTCGGCCTTCTCCTTGATGGGTTCCGCCGTTTCCTTCACCGGCGATGGTGAGGCCATCGCCATTGTGGTCTTTTCGGGAACGCTCGCCAGTGGAGGAGCTGTCGGCGGTGCGATCTGGGGCGCCACGCGCGGCGCGACCGATGGTGCGACCGCCAAAGCGGCGGGCACGAGGCGTAGGTCGATGAAGGCCAGATCGACCGTGCCAAGCGCTGCGAACCCCGCAGCGAGGACGATGGGCTTCATCAGTTGTCCAGGTGCTCCGCGAGCTGGTTCAGCGTGCGTTTCAGCTCGAGGAAGATCATGCCCAGTTTGGCCTCCCGCGTCACCAGGAGTACCAACACCGACTCGGTGCCAATCGAGTTGACGATGATGTAGCCCTTGGCCGAGCGCACGTAGGTCTGCTCGACTTCCGCGCGCATCAAGTCTGCCGCGATGCGCTCGCCGACGCCGAGCAGCGATGCGGCCATACCGCCGATGAGGTCTTCATCGACCTCGTTGGGGATGTGCGAGGCGACGATGAATCCGTCGGAGGTCACCACCGATGCGCCGATGATTTCGGGCGAACTCGTCCGAAGGGAACGGAGCACGTCGTTGAGACGCTCCGTCTTGGTCATGCGGTTCTTTTCCCTGATTGCAATTTCACTGGTCGCCATCGCGGAACCTTTCTTGAAGTCTCTTCAAATTGATCTGATATCGACGTTCGCGCGGATCGAGTTCGATTGCCCGTTTCCATGCTTCCTGCGCGCCGGAGAAATCTTTGGCCGATAGGAGGGCGAGCCCTTCCTCGAA
It includes:
- a CDS encoding OmpA family protein; its protein translation is MKPIVLAAGFAALGTVDLAFIDLRLVPAALAVAPSVAPRVAPQIAPPTAPPLASVPEKTTMAMASPSPVKETAEPIKEKAEPTPKAEPAPKAEAKVESTETRGGSAVTLHFDVNARTPAGDSAPDLKTIATMLVADPTLRVTIDGHSDRNGSAAYNEELSRQRAVAVAEELAELGVDRNRISSAAHGARIPVDKGKDAESLARNRRVEVHVERRKP
- a CDS encoding roadblock/LC7 domain-containing protein; this translates as MTKTERLNDVLRSLRTSSPEIIGASVVTSDGFIVASHIPNEVDEDLIGGMAASLLGVGERIAADLMRAEVEQTYVRSAKGYIIVNSIGTESVLVLLVTREAKLGMIFLELKRTLNQLAEHLDN